From a single Equus asinus isolate D_3611 breed Donkey chromosome 2, EquAss-T2T_v2, whole genome shotgun sequence genomic region:
- the PYROXD2 gene encoding pyridine nucleotide-disulfide oxidoreductase domain-containing protein 2 yields MAASGRGLCRAVGASPRPAWRRAHWEARGHLKPEYDAVVIGAGHNGLVAAAYLQRLGVNTAVFERRHVIGGAAVTEEIIPGFKFSRASYLLSLLRPQIYTDLELKKHGLRLHLRNPYSFTPLLEEGTGSKVPRSLLLGTDMVENQKQISQFSPQDAQAFPRYEAFMNRLALAIDPLLDTAPVDMEAFQRGSLLQRLKSLSTLKPLLQAGRILGAQLPEYYQVLTAPITKVLDQWFESEPLKATLATDAVIGAMTSPHTPGSGYVLLHHVMGGLEGMQGAWGYVQGGMGALSAAIASSAAAHGASIFTEKTVAKVQVSSGGHVQGVVLQDGSEVRSRVVLSNASPQITFLKLMPQEWLPEEFVERISQLDTRSPVTKINVAVDRLPDFLAAPNAPGGRPLPHHQCSIHLNCEDTLLLHQAFEDAMGGLPSHRPMIELCIPSSLDPTLAPPGCHVISLFTQYTPYTLAGGKVWDEQERNAYADKVFDCIEAYAPGFKGSVLGRDILTPPDLERIFGLPGGNIFHCAMALDQLYFARPVPLHSGYRSPLQGLYLCGSGAHPGGGVMGAAGRNAAHVVFRDLKSM; encoded by the exons GCGGCGTACCTGCAGAGACTGGGGGTGAACACAGCGGTCTTCGAGAGACGCCACGTGATTGGGGGCGCAGCTGTCACTGAGGAGATCATCCCAG GGTTTAAGTTCTCCCGAGCATCCTACCTCCTCAGCCTGCTGAGGCCGCAGATCTACACCGACCTGGAGCTGAAG AAACACGGGTTGAGGCTTCATCTGCGAAACCCCTACTCCTTCACCCCGTTGCTGGAAGAGGGCACAGGGAGCAAGGTGCCCAGGTCCCTTctgctgggcacagacatggtggAAAACCAGAAGCAGATCTCCCAGTTCTCACCGCAGGATGCCCAG GCCTTTCCCAGATATGAGGCATTCATGAATCGCCTGGCATTAGCCATTGACCCTCTGCTGGACACAGCCCCCGTGGACATGGAGGCCTTCCAGCGGGGGTCCCTGCTGCAAAGGCTCAAGTCGCTCTCCACCCTCAAACCCCTGTTGCAGGCAG GCCGCATCCTGGGCGCCCAGCTACCGGAGTACTACCAGGTCCTCACAGCTCCAATTACCAAG GTGCTGGATCAGTGGTTTGAGTCTGAGCCTCTAAAAGCCACTCTAGCAACAGATGCTGTGATTGGAGCCATGACGAGTCCCCACACTCCGGGGAGTGG GTACGTGCTGCTACATCATGTCATGGGAGGCCTGGAGGGGATGCAGGGGGCCTGGGGCTACGTCCAGGGTGGCATGGGTGCTCTCTCTGCTGCCATCGCAAGCTCAGCCGCCGCGCATGGAGCAAGTATCTTCACTGAAAAG ACGGTGGCCAAGGTGCAGGTGAGCAGCGGCGGGCACGTGCAAGGAGTCGTGCTGCAAGATGGCTCAGAGGTGAGGAGCAGGGTGGTGCTGTCCAACGCATCACCGCAGATCACCTTCCTGAAGCTGATGCCACAG GAGTGGCTTCCTGAGGAGTTTGTGGAGAGAATCTCCCAGCTGGACACCCGGTCACCTGTTACCAAGATCAACG TGGCTGTCGACAGGCTGCCTGACTTCCTGGCGGCCCCCAATGCTCCCGGGGGCCGGCCGCTGCCCCATCACCAGTGCTCCATCCACCTGAACTGTGAAgacaccctcctcctccatcagGCCTTTGAAGACGCCATGGGTGGCCTGCCTTCCCACAG GCCTATGATCGAGCTCTGCATCCCTTCCTCGCTGGACCCCACCCTGGCTCCCCCCGGCTGCCATGTCATCTCCCTCTTCACTCAGTACACTCCCTACACACTGGCTGGGGGCAAGGTCTGGGACGAGCAGGAGAGGAACGCTTATGCGGACAAAG TGTTCGACTGCATTGAGGCCTATGCCCCCGGATTCAAGGGCTCCGTGCTGGGCAGAGACATCCTCACACCGCCTGACTTGGAGAGAATCTTCGGGCTTCCTGGAGGG AACATATTCCACTGCGCCATGGCCCTGGACCAGCTCTACTTCGCCCGCCCCGTGCCCCTGCACTCCGGCTACCGCAGCCCTCTCCAGGGCCTGTATCTCTGCGGAAGTGGGGCCCATCCTG GAGGAGGTGTCATGGGAGCCGCTGGACGCAATGCAGCCCACGTGGTCTTCAGGGACCTCAAGAGCATGTGA